A single genomic interval of Petroclostridium xylanilyticum harbors:
- a CDS encoding phosphoribosylanthranilate isomerase — translation MVKIKICGLTSVRDILFVNQYHPDYVGFVFADSRRKVTPYIAREMIGLLSPSIKKVGVFVNEHIEKVNEISEICQLDIVQLHGNETPYYCLQVNKPVWKAVRVKDAKSLDVIKEYGSVDAILLDTFSEKQYGGTGTIFDWDMVKQAGIDQKIVLAGGLNAANVTSAIKAVRPYCVDVSSSVETDGIKDGAKIKEFIDRVRLEDKNYV, via the coding sequence ATGGTAAAAATCAAAATATGCGGTTTGACCAGTGTAAGGGATATACTTTTTGTGAACCAGTACCATCCTGATTACGTAGGCTTTGTTTTTGCCGACAGCAGAAGAAAAGTCACGCCATACATTGCCAGAGAAATGATTGGGTTGCTGTCACCTTCTATTAAGAAGGTTGGTGTGTTTGTGAATGAACACATAGAAAAAGTCAATGAAATCAGTGAGATATGTCAACTGGACATTGTTCAACTGCATGGTAATGAAACACCGTATTATTGCTTGCAAGTCAATAAACCGGTCTGGAAAGCCGTAAGGGTTAAAGATGCTAAAAGCCTGGATGTTATCAAAGAGTACGGAAGTGTAGATGCCATTTTGCTTGATACCTTTTCAGAAAAGCAATATGGGGGGACAGGGACGATATTTGACTGGGACATGGTAAAACAGGCGGGTATAGACCAAAAAATTGTTCTTGCCGGCGGTTTGAATGCGGCAAATGTAACTTCTGCAATAAAAGCTGTCCGTCCCTATTGCGTAGACGTCAGCAGCAGTGTAGAAACAGATGGCATAAAAGATGGAGCGAAAATTAAAGAATTTATTGATAGGGTAAGATTGGAGGATAAGAATTATGTATAA